The Acidobacteriota bacterium DNA window GACTGAAGGTCGCTGAATTACGCTCCGTCTCGTGCACCGTCAGAGCAACCAACTCGACGCCCTCGGGAAGCTCCGGCGCGGTGCGCTCGAAAAAGACCCGCGCCAGGTTCTCGGCGGTCGGGATGACGCGCTCAAGCCACGGCACCTCGATATTGAGATGGCGGTGGTCGACGTGGTCCACCACGCAGCGTTGGAGGATTGCCTTGAGATCCTTCATGTCGATCAGGTAGCCGCTCGCCGGGTCCGGTTGGCCGCGCACGACCGCCTCGATGACGTAGTTGTGGCCGTGGCCGTGGGGGTTGTTGCACTTGCCGAAGACGCGGCGGTTCCACTCGTCCGGCTGGGCCGGGTTGTGCAGGCGGTGAGCCGCTTCGAAGTAGACCTTGACAGTGACTGTTGTCGCCATGACTCTCCCGCCAGCATAGCGCATGCCGAGTCACCGATATTCCTGGGCGGAGTTTTGAGTTTTGAGTTATGAGTCGCGAGTTCCCTCCAATCCATCCTGGAAGTGGGGAGGGCGGGTGGCATCTCAAAACTCAAAACTCAAGACTCAAGACTGTGGGCGAAGTCAGTATTCATCCTCCAGCCGGCGGTAGAGATCCGGCCGGCGGTCTTCGAGGAAACGAAACCTCTGTCTCGCCTCGCGGACCACCTCGGCGTCGACGTCACCTGCCACGACTCCGGACTTGTCGGCCAGGGTCGCCACAACTTTTCCCCAGGGATCGATCAGGCTCGTGTCCCCGGAGTGCGGGTAACCCTCCGCCTCGCCAACCCGGTTCACGCCCAGCACCCAGGCCTGGTCGTCGATCGCGCGAGCGGAGAGCAGGGCGCGCCAGGCGTGGGCGCGTCTGGCGGGCCAGTTGGCTATGACCACGAAGAGATCGGTGACCCCCGCGGCGAGCCGGAACAGCTCGGGAAAGCGGAGGTCGTAGCAGATCAACGGCGTGACCCGCACGCTGTGGATCTCCACGGTGTGCAGCTCGGCGCCGGCCTCGTAGTGCTCCGGTTCCTTGGCGAGGGTGAACGGGTGGATTTTGCGGTAGTGTAGAGCCTCGCGGCCGTCGGGGCCCATTACCGAGCAGGCGTTCGCCGGTAGGTTGTCACCGGCCTCGGCGTAACCGCCGACCAGCCATACCCCGTGCCCTCGGGCGGTCTCGGCCAGGAACTTCCTGATGGCGTCGGCGTGGGCGGCCATTTCCGCGGCGCGCATGGTGAAGCCGGTGGCGAACATCTCGGGAAGCGCGACGATCTTCGCACCGCGCTCAGCGGCCCGCGCAACCAGGGGAGTGACCCGCCGCATATTCTCCTTCGGATCCTCCCAGGCGATGTCGAACTGGATGCCGGCGACGATCATGGTGGGGTTGGTGACACTTCGGGCAGTGGTACGAAGCATGCCCGCAGGCGGTCGGCGAGCAGAATGTGAAACACCATCCGTTGACCGTCCTTCCAGCCGTCCTCCCAATTCTGTGATCGATCTCCGGGCGCCCTGTCCCGATAGCTGCTGAACGAGGCATTCAAGAGAGTGCTGCAGGTAGCCACGGTGAATTTGGACATGCGCTCGGCGCCGGCAGAAAAACCGGCGAGGTACTCATGGTCGTCGTCCATGTCGTCGACCGCGTCGGCAGCTTCAGTGAGAGCGTGATCGAGGGCGTGCTGGACGGCGGCGTTGGTCTGCTCGGCCTGCCATATCGCGTGGAGCCGAAGCGTTTCCTCGTAGTTTTCGGGGAACGGCTCGGTCAGCCGGCCGTTCCACTCGGCCGAATCTTTCGCATCTTCGAGTGTCGAGAACAGCCTCGCGTGTCGTCGAACCTCGGTCAGGATGGCCTCCAGATCTGCTTGTTTGATAAGTTCGCGCGGCACGGGAACCATCAGCTGGACACGACACGGACGTTGTTCGAAGAGTTCGAACGGGCCCTCCATCCACGAGACGCGCAGCGGCGCGGCGGTGGTCAGCAGGAGATCGACCCTTCGTCGTTTGAGCTTGACGTCGTCCACTCGGACCAGCTCGCCGACTGCGAATCTGTGCGGGGCCTTGCTGCTGACCCCCATCGCTCCGACCAGGTTGTCGGAGTAGGTACCACCGCATGCCGACCACACCTCGACCCCGAGCACGCCCCAGCCTCCCTTGAGCTGGTGATCGAGAAGCGCGCCCAGATCCGAGGCGAAACAGAAGCCGGTCGCCAACAGCGTGGCTGCGGCGACACAAAGGCAACGACAAAGTTGCACGCGTAGACCTCCAGAGCTTTCTTCGAGGCTACCACGAAGGGATGTCCGGGCTCTGCCATAATGCAGCGAAGATGAATGCCCCCTACGATCGGCAGATGAGTGCAACTGGTCCCCCGCCTGGTCGCTCGAGCAGCATGCGATCAAGGGCGGTGTCGATCATCATCGGCCTCAATGTGCTCGTCTTCCTCGCCTGGCAGGCGGCGGCGCTTGTGCCCGGATTGAAACCCTTCATGACCGCCAACTTCCTGGTCAGCACCGCCCACCTCGAACACTGGTTGGTTTGGACTGTCCTGACCGCCGCCTTCTCCCACAGCGAGCTCTGGCATCTGGCGATCAACATGTTCGTCCTGTGGAGCTTTGGCACGGTGCTCGACAAGCTCTGGGGAACCCGGGTCTTCGTGCTGTTCTACCTGGCGGCGGCAACGGTGGCGTCGTTCACGCACTGCCTGGTTTCGACCTTCATACTCGGCAACAGCAACATCCCCGCCCTCGGCGCGTCCGGTGCAATCAGCGGGTTGTTGCTTGCCTACGCGCTGCACTTTCCGCACCACAAGATTCTCCTCTTCGGCATCGTACCGATACCAGCACTTGCCGGAGTGCTCGCCTTCGTTGGCATCGATCTCTGGGGCTTGTTGGCGCAGAGCCGTGGAGGCGGCCTTCCCATCGGCCACGGCGCCCACCTCGGCGGCGCCCTGGCGGGGGCTCTGATCTATTTTCTCTACCTCAAGGAGGCGTACCCGACACCGCCCGCGCCTCGGCCTCGACCCTCGCCAATCGGCGCCTCCCTGACACCCGAAGAGGCACGGGAGTTCGAGCGGATACGGCACAAGATCGACACTTCGGGTCCGCACACGTTGACACCGAAGGAACAGGATTTCCTCGATCGGCTGCGGGAGCGTGTTCTGCAGGCCTCGCATCACGACTGAGAATCGTCGGCCGGGCAGCACTGCTTGCCGCTCGCCGACGCCAACGGTACTATGCCGGACAAAAGGGGGTGGCCATGCCGCAAAGCGAGCGAGAGGTGCGGATAGAGGTCTTCAACTCCTTCAAAGAGCGCTACGCAAGCGCGCCGATCCGCCTGATGAGCCGGACGGTCAACGCCATGCGTGCCATGGGCTACAACGACCTCGCCTCTGCCATCGGCGATTGCGATCGGCGAACGGTTCCCCCCGATGATCCTGAAGATCCGTGCCTCCGACAGGACTGGTACGATGAGCTGCTATCCGCCTTCGAGTACGTCGGCGGCTGGGTTCGGCAGCTGAGCGCCCACCCGATGGGCTACAACGTCGACTCGATCGGGTACCCGAGAATCACGAGGTCTTGGGGTGCCCTGTGGTCGCGGCAACTCGGCATTGATTTCAAGAACGATTCCCACTCGCCGCCACAGATCATGGCCTTCCACGGTGGTAATCAGGCTCTGCAAGCGGCTCTCCAGGGCGTGGCGGAGGCGCGCCGAAGCCGCGTCGGAACGGGGAGCCCGGCAACCGTGCTCGTGCCGATTCCGACCTTCACCTGCCCGATGGACCAGATCGCCCTGCTTGGCATGAAGGCCCTGTTGCTGCCGCCAACCCGCGCCGACATGGATCCGAGCGTCGACGACCTGGCTCAGGTGCCGGAAAACGTCGAAATTGACAGTGTCTATCTCATGCCCATCAACAATCCCACCGGCCGCACGCTCCCACCGGAAGAGTGTCGGAAGTTGGTCGATGCGGTTCTCGACCGATGGCCGAACGCGACCGTGATTTTGGATTCCGTCTACGTTCGGCTTCACCCAGACCACCGGCGGCTCCTCTCCTGGTATTCGGAAGACCCCCGGTACGCCGAGGCGGTGCTATTTATTGACTCCCTCTCCAAGACTCACGGTGTCACCGGCCTGCGATCTGGCGCCATTCTGACCCGTTCGTCGACTCCGCGGGACGGCATCGTGCGATATGCCCAGAACGTCATGGCGGGTCCGTCGAACGCCATGCAGGCGGCGACCGCTTCGCTGCTCGCCGCCTTCCTCAGTGGCGACGACGAGCTCGTCGAGCACCGCATCCGCCTCCAGATGCGTATCGGACGTCACCTCCAACGTCGGCGCCGACTCCTCCTGCGCGACGCCTTCGACCGATACCGGGAGCTGTTCGATTCCGAACAGCTGCTGCTGCCCGACTCCGAGACCTTCGACTGGGAAGGTTCGATGTACGCCGTTCCACGCCTCTCGGATCGCTGCTGTGAGCTCGGTGAGGAATCCGCGGTGGCACCGACCGTCGCCTTCTATCTCGAAACCGGAATCGGCGGAGTGCCACTCGACAGCTTCTGCCGCAACCCCAACCTCGAACGGCACGGGTTGGTGGTCAACGGAGACTCTTCGCGACTCGCCGAGTTCCAGGAGGCGGCTCGCAAGTACGTGCGGCTTTCCTTCGGCATGACCCCGCCGCCGAGGTCAGGTGGGGAGTGAGGCCGGAGTCAAGGGTTCCGAGTTGAGAGTTTAGAGTTCGCAAGCATGGTCCTCGGGCGGGTGGCGAATAACTCTCAACTCTCAATTCTCAACCCCTTTGATCTCGCCGTCGCCGTCATTTGAGGACCGGGTGATCGCGCTGACCGCGAGTGCAGCGATTCCCGCGAGGAAGAACGCCGGGACCAGCTCGTAGAGGTTGTGCAAACCCCACCGTTGGACCAGCCACCAGCTGATCACCGCCAGCGCCGCCGCGGCAATGACGGCGATGATCTCTCCTCGTTTGAAGGTCCTCGTGAGCCTCCCGAGGAGCAGAATCGCGACCGCACACAGGAGGACGATCCACCACACGCGGGCGAAAGCCTCGGAGCTTGCCGAAGCGTCGCGGCCGAGCTTCCAGACAATTGTGATGCCCGCGCCCGTGAGCATGGCCGCCAGCGCCCCGTGTCGGTTCACACCTCCCCGTGTCAGCGCGAGCAGGATCAGCGGCGCGAAGGCCGCTCCGAGACCGGACCAGGCAAAGAGGACGAACCAGAA harbors:
- a CDS encoding 6-carboxytetrahydropterin synthase, encoding MATTVTVKVYFEAAHRLHNPAQPDEWNRRVFGKCNNPHGHGHNYVIEAVVRGQPDPASGYLIDMKDLKAILQRCVVDHVDHRHLNIEVPWLERVIPTAENLARVFFERTAPELPEGVELVALTVHETERNSATFS
- a CDS encoding carbon-nitrogen family hydrolase, whose product is MLRTTARSVTNPTMIVAGIQFDIAWEDPKENMRRVTPLVARAAERGAKIVALPEMFATGFTMRAAEMAAHADAIRKFLAETARGHGVWLVGGYAEAGDNLPANACSVMGPDGREALHYRKIHPFTLAKEPEHYEAGAELHTVEIHSVRVTPLICYDLRFPELFRLAAGVTDLFVVIANWPARRAHAWRALLSARAIDDQAWVLGVNRVGEAEGYPHSGDTSLIDPWGKVVATLADKSGVVAGDVDAEVVREARQRFRFLEDRRPDLYRRLEDEY
- a CDS encoding rhomboid family intramembrane serine protease, producing MSATGPPPGRSSSMRSRAVSIIIGLNVLVFLAWQAAALVPGLKPFMTANFLVSTAHLEHWLVWTVLTAAFSHSELWHLAINMFVLWSFGTVLDKLWGTRVFVLFYLAAATVASFTHCLVSTFILGNSNIPALGASGAISGLLLAYALHFPHHKILLFGIVPIPALAGVLAFVGIDLWGLLAQSRGGGLPIGHGAHLGGALAGALIYFLYLKEAYPTPPAPRPRPSPIGASLTPEEAREFERIRHKIDTSGPHTLTPKEQDFLDRLRERVLQASHHD
- a CDS encoding pyridoxal phosphate-dependent aminotransferase produces the protein MPQSEREVRIEVFNSFKERYASAPIRLMSRTVNAMRAMGYNDLASAIGDCDRRTVPPDDPEDPCLRQDWYDELLSAFEYVGGWVRQLSAHPMGYNVDSIGYPRITRSWGALWSRQLGIDFKNDSHSPPQIMAFHGGNQALQAALQGVAEARRSRVGTGSPATVLVPIPTFTCPMDQIALLGMKALLLPPTRADMDPSVDDLAQVPENVEIDSVYLMPINNPTGRTLPPEECRKLVDAVLDRWPNATVILDSVYVRLHPDHRRLLSWYSEDPRYAEAVLFIDSLSKTHGVTGLRSGAILTRSSTPRDGIVRYAQNVMAGPSNAMQAATASLLAAFLSGDDELVEHRIRLQMRIGRHLQRRRRLLLRDAFDRYRELFDSEQLLLPDSETFDWEGSMYAVPRLSDRCCELGEESAVAPTVAFYLETGIGGVPLDSFCRNPNLERHGLVVNGDSSRLAEFQEAARKYVRLSFGMTPPPRSGGE